Proteins encoded in a region of the Carassius gibelio isolate Cgi1373 ecotype wild population from Czech Republic chromosome B5, carGib1.2-hapl.c, whole genome shotgun sequence genome:
- the ewsr1b gene encoding EWS RNA-binding protein 1b: MASVSNYSSYNQAGAQQSYASYTTPPSQGYGQTAQGYSQQDYGTYAQPAAAPESTYSQAAPSAGAYAQQQYGSSYGQAAATAAAAPAAYGTAQPGAYSQPAQSYGASSYANSTAAPATQASYGSQPGYSTQSAYSGYSQQPAASAPQSYSASGQPAYNQGAYSQPGAYSQPQGGYQAQQPGYGQQQQSSYGQGQPPQQHQQGPPAAYPPQGNSSYGQPQYGQQSASQNDYNQRSSYSSYGQSGVSGGYPGSQQRGGYPGDSGRDGYDRGPRGRGGMGRGGMGIAGDRGGFNKPGEGMRGGMDRNMGHPGEQDSENSTIYITGLTENATLPEMADFFKHCGALRINRRLNQPAINIYTDNDTGKPKGDATLSYEEPAFAKAAVEHFDGKEFQGRRLKVSMARRKPMMGGMRGGMPMRGGPGMDRGGMGRGGERGGFPPRGGPRGGMGWNGPPGGNVQKRAGDWECPKSGCGNQNFSWRTECNQCKAPKPEGLGAPPFPPGGGDRGRGGMRGGRGMDRGGPGGMRGGWGGDRGGFRGGRGGMDRGGFRGGSRGGPPMDRGGRRGMGPPGKMDMRDHRQERRDRPY, translated from the exons ATGGCGTCAGTTTCGA ATTATAGCAGCTACAACCAGGCTGGTGCACAGCAGTC GTATGCCTCATACACCACCCCACCTTCTCAGGGCTATGGACAGACAGCACAG GGTTATTCTCAGCAAGATTATGGCACATATGCTCAACCCGCTGCTGCACCTGAGTCCACCTACAGCCAGgcagcgccctctgctggagCGTATGCACAGCAGCAGTATGGATCTTCATATGGACAAGCAGCAGCAACTGCAGCAGCAGCACCAG CTGCATATGGAACAGCACAGCCGGGAGCTTATAGTCAGCCTGCACAGAGTTACGGGGCCAGCAGCTACGCCAACTCCACTGCGGCCCCTGCCACCCAGGCATCCTATGGCTCCCAGCCCGGATACTCCACCCAGTCGGCCTACTCTGGCTACAGCCAGCAGCCTGCTGCCTCCGCTCCTCAGAG CTATAGTGCAAGTGGCCAGCCGGCCTACAACCAAGGTGCCTATTCCCAGCCTGGAGCGTATTCTCAGCCTCAGGGTGGGTACCAGGCTCAGCAGCCTGGCTATGGGCAACAGCAGCAGAGCAGCTACGGACAGGGACAGCCACCTCAGCAGCATCAGCAAGGCCCACCTGCTGCCTACCCCCCGCAGGGGAACAGTTCTTATGGACAACCTCAGTACGGCCAGCAGAGTGCATCACAAAACGATTACAACCAGCGAAGCTCTTATA GCAGTTACGGTCAGAGTGGTGTGAGCGGAGGCTACCCAGGGTCACAGCAACGGGGTGGATACCCAGGAGATTCCGGCAGAGATGGTTATGATCGAGGTCCTCGTGGCCGCGGGGGTATGGGCCGTGGAGGCATGGG CATCGCTGGAGACAGAGGGGGCTTCAATAAGCCTGGTG AAGGCATGAGGGGTGGAATGGATCGTAACATGG GGCATCCAGGAGAGCAGGACTCTGAGAACAGCACCATCTACATCACAGGCCTCACAGAGAATGCCACTCTACCAGAGATGGCCGACTTCTTCAAACACTGTGGAGCGTTACGG ATAAATCGGCGTTTAAATCAACCAGCCATAAACATCTACACAGATAACGACACTGGCAAGCCAAAGGGAGATGCCACGCTCTCTTATGAGGAACCTGCCTTTGCCAAAGCTGCTGTTGAACACTTTGATG GTAAGGAATTCCAGGGCAGGAGGTTAAAGGTCTCTATGGCTCGCCGGAAGCCCATGATGGGGGGTATGAGAGGTGGAATGCCAATGAGGGGTGGCCCTGGGATGGACCGTGGAG GCATGGGAAGAGGAGGGGAGAGAGGTGGTTTCCCCCCTCGTGGAGGCCCTCGAGGTGGAATGGGTTGGAACGGGCCTCCAGGAGGCAATGTGCAGAAGAGAGCTGGAGACTGGGAATGTCCCAAATC TGGATGTGGAAATCAGAACTTCTCCTGGAGAACGGAGTGTAACCAGTGTAAAGCTCCAAAACCTGAAGGCCTAGGAGCTCCTCCCTTCCCTCCTGGAG gcGGTGATCGTGGCAGGGGTGGAATGAGGGGCGGCAGGGGAATGGATCGTGGTGGTCCGGGGGGCATGCGTGGAGGCTGGGGTGGGGATCGTGGCGGATTCAGAGGCGGTCGTGGTGGAATGGACAGGGGCGGATTCAGAGGAGGTAGCAGGGGTGGTCCTCCCATGGACCGAGGGGGCAGGAGAGGCATGGGACCCCCAGGCAAGATGGATATGAG GGATCATCGTCAGGAGCGCAGAGACAGACCCTACTGA